The following coding sequences are from one Thermostaphylospora chromogena window:
- the pyk gene encoding pyruvate kinase — MTRRSKIVCTLGPATSSPERIRDLIAAGMDVARFNLSHGSHELHKEIYDRVREAADELGRGVGLLADLQGPKIRLGKFAEGPVRLAFGDVFTITTEAVPGDREQVSTTYLGLANDVRPGDTILIDDGRVVLEVTAVDGPRVITRVVVGGMVSDNKGINLPGVNVSAPTLTDKDENDLRWALRTGFDMIALSFVRRPSDADVVRNIMEQEAVRVPLLAKIEKPQAVERLPEIVEAFDGIMVARGDLGVELPLEEVPNVQRKAIELCREKARPVIVATQMLDSMMHNPRPTRAEASDVAYAVMDGADAIMLSGETSVGEYPVEAVATMDRIAVAAERATLQATHTLDRMPETTGGAIARAAAEVGAIVGARALVAFTMSGETARRLARYRSPIPLLAFTSSPHVRGQLSLTWGVETFQVPFVHHTDDMVRQVESSLLSLGRCEKGDKVVIVAGSPPGTHGSTNALRVHTIGSAVSHPSS, encoded by the coding sequence GTGACTCGTCGCTCGAAGATTGTCTGCACACTAGGCCCGGCAACGTCCTCACCCGAGCGCATCCGCGACCTCATCGCCGCGGGCATGGACGTCGCCCGCTTCAACCTCAGCCACGGCAGCCACGAACTGCACAAGGAGATCTACGACCGTGTGAGGGAGGCCGCCGACGAGCTCGGCCGCGGTGTAGGACTGCTCGCCGACCTGCAGGGCCCCAAGATCCGCCTCGGCAAGTTCGCCGAGGGCCCCGTGCGTCTCGCCTTCGGCGACGTCTTCACCATCACCACCGAAGCCGTCCCCGGCGATCGCGAGCAGGTCTCCACCACCTACCTCGGTCTCGCCAACGACGTCCGTCCCGGTGACACCATCCTCATCGACGACGGCCGTGTCGTCCTGGAGGTCACCGCCGTCGACGGCCCCCGTGTCATCACCCGTGTCGTCGTCGGCGGCATGGTCTCCGACAACAAGGGCATCAACCTTCCCGGTGTCAACGTCAGCGCCCCCACCCTCACCGACAAGGACGAGAACGATCTGCGCTGGGCGCTCCGCACCGGCTTCGACATGATCGCGCTGTCGTTCGTCCGTCGTCCCTCCGACGCCGACGTCGTGCGCAACATCATGGAGCAGGAGGCCGTCCGGGTCCCCCTCCTCGCGAAGATCGAGAAGCCGCAGGCCGTCGAGCGCCTGCCCGAGATCGTCGAGGCCTTCGACGGCATCATGGTCGCCCGCGGCGACCTCGGTGTCGAACTCCCCCTGGAAGAGGTCCCCAACGTCCAGCGGAAGGCCATCGAGCTCTGCCGCGAGAAGGCGCGTCCCGTCATCGTCGCCACCCAGATGCTCGACTCGATGATGCACAACCCGCGCCCCACCCGCGCCGAGGCCTCCGACGTCGCCTACGCCGTCATGGACGGCGCCGACGCCATCATGCTCTCCGGTGAGACCTCGGTCGGCGAGTATCCGGTCGAGGCCGTCGCCACCATGGACCGCATCGCCGTCGCCGCCGAACGCGCGACCCTCCAGGCCACCCACACCCTGGACCGCATGCCCGAGACCACCGGTGGAGCCATCGCCCGGGCCGCCGCCGAGGTCGGTGCCATCGTCGGCGCACGCGCCCTCGTCGCCTTCACCATGTCCGGCGAGACCGCCCGCCGCCTGGCCCGCTACCGCTCGCCGATCCCCCTGCTCGCCTTCACCTCCTCGCCTCACGTCCGCGGCCAGCTCTCCCTCACCTGGGGAGTCGAGACCTTCCAGGTCCCCTTCGTCCACCACACCGACGACATGGTCCGGCAGGTCGAATCCTCACTCCTCAGCCTCGGCCGCTGCGAGAAGGGGGACAAGGTCGTCATCGTCGCCGGTTCTCCGCCCGGCACCCACGGCTCCACCAACGCCCTGCGGGTCCACACCATCGGCTCGGCCGTATCCCACCCCTCCTCCTGA